One Spiroplasma sp. NBRC 100390 DNA window includes the following coding sequences:
- a CDS encoding DUF3137 domain-containing protein: MENNITSLEAVVTEKFTELVMKHKLTNINFKYLKKRYMYLNWFLMTITFLLWFLLIISFINIRFSFLTVLSSLGVIGQVILILVSLVTLSCAGYLTFKYWKAIKLQKLIIQELPLAEFYQIAMDAIATKKYQVDTVKKEFNLFPRVGVPSKSEIRQDYVINFQTTNVNYSFGTLTRKEVIDAGKSKDIIYTRYPYLTIDVNEAWDLVATIKAMRTFLKIFKSKDNTDLESTEFEKIFAVNANDQILIRKLLTPKVIVNLIELANDNKKIPLMQFNGGYITIVFSNYNVNSFNDITGCLLGFSFVGTYQEAITNVINVICKDLEWLLRSLQWIEAYDFKQ; the protein is encoded by the coding sequence ATGGAAAATAATATAACATCTTTAGAAGCGGTTGTTACAGAGAAATTTACTGAACTGGTTATGAAACATAAACTAACAAACATTAATTTTAAGTATTTAAAAAAACGCTATATGTATTTAAATTGATTTTTAATGACAATTACTTTTTTATTATGATTTTTGTTAATAATCAGTTTTATTAATATTCGATTCTCCTTTTTAACTGTATTAAGTTCCTTGGGAGTGATTGGACAAGTTATTCTTATTCTTGTAAGTTTAGTTACATTAAGTTGTGCGGGATACCTAACATTTAAATATTGAAAAGCAATAAAATTACAGAAACTTATCATTCAAGAATTACCTCTTGCAGAATTCTATCAAATAGCGATGGATGCTATTGCAACAAAGAAATATCAAGTTGATACAGTTAAAAAAGAGTTTAACCTTTTTCCTCGTGTTGGGGTGCCATCAAAAAGTGAAATTAGACAAGATTATGTTATTAATTTTCAAACAACAAATGTGAATTATTCATTTGGAACTTTAACAAGAAAAGAAGTAATTGATGCTGGTAAAAGTAAAGATATTATTTATACTCGTTATCCATATTTAACAATTGATGTTAATGAAGCATGAGACTTAGTTGCAACAATTAAAGCCATGCGGACTTTTTTAAAAATCTTTAAATCAAAAGATAATACTGATTTGGAATCAACAGAATTCGAAAAAATATTTGCTGTTAATGCAAATGATCAAATTTTAATTCGAAAGTTATTAACACCAAAGGTAATCGTTAACCTAATCGAATTAGCTAATGACAATAAAAAAATCCCCTTAATGCAATTTAATGGGGGATATATTACAATTGTTTTTAGCAATTACAATGTGAATAGTTTTAATGATATAACTGGCTGCTTACTTGGATTTTCTTTTGTTGGAACTTACCAAGAAGCAATAACGAATGTTATTAATGTTATTTGTAAGGACCTAGAATGATTATTAAGATCATTACAATGAATTGAAGCGTATGATTTTAAGCAGTAG
- a CDS encoding PTS fructose transporter subunit IIABC has protein sequence MYNEIFNEKHIILDSAAKTKEDAFLELAKLAETLGYVSDPNELVKGFEAREKESSTGFEDGFAIPHARIEAVKKEAVLFIRFKDSVDWKAMDGKPTKVAIALIIPEAKSGDIHLGILSEVARKLMDENFKKEMKVETNKAKIQAALLGGSDQNDPKKPLKPTGEKPLILAMTACATGVAHTFLAADKLNQTGPKLGYDIKVETHGAEGIRNDFTEAEIKRAEVIIAATDIGLDMARFGGKKVYICPVAKAIKDPEGVINAALKEGKTEPVGEFATKSAGNNGQKVGIMKHLMAGVSYMVPIVILGGIFIAISLGLAKAIYGPNYENFHGSSKGMGWIPDPTGKTAHWGELFYTDPLTDPKNFFYYLNILGASAFTLMIPVLGAFIANSIAGRSAIAPAIVVSFIGNNAANFYPLPGIEAVNTPTGFIGAIAAGLAVGYTVKWINTWNVPKGLKPVMPIFFIPIVVGFVYGMIMMFVIGSTVGWVMGKFQDWISKTWGNTTNAANVAIGLAFGLLIGAMAGFDMGGPVNKVAFLACTGLIGSKIYTPMGAMAVAIPVAPMGMGIATWIFKPFYNEEQRTMGSTAFFMGCIGISEGAIPFAVNDPKRVIPSNIVGSAIAGGLAGAVGIADLAGHGGPIVGFLSALGRGNGDTGVYGWAGAWGWTLLAFLFMAIGALITAFMYGFWQIADKKRTGETISMKQFVLKTRSDKVAADKKIKAAKKENKNNIAKKQSSKRN, from the coding sequence ATGTATAATGAAATTTTTAATGAGAAACATATCATTTTAGATTCAGCTGCAAAAACTAAAGAAGATGCTTTTTTAGAACTTGCTAAGTTGGCTGAAACATTAGGATATGTTTCTGACCCCAACGAACTTGTTAAGGGTTTTGAGGCTCGTGAAAAAGAATCTTCGACAGGTTTTGAAGATGGTTTTGCAATTCCGCATGCACGGATTGAAGCAGTTAAAAAAGAAGCAGTATTATTTATTCGTTTCAAAGATTCTGTTGATTGAAAAGCAATGGATGGAAAACCAACAAAAGTTGCAATTGCTTTAATTATTCCTGAAGCTAAATCAGGTGATATTCATTTAGGAATTTTAAGTGAAGTTGCACGGAAATTAATGGATGAAAACTTTAAAAAAGAAATGAAAGTTGAAACAAATAAGGCTAAGATTCAAGCAGCACTGTTGGGTGGTTCTGATCAAAATGATCCTAAAAAACCATTAAAACCAACTGGCGAAAAACCGTTGATTTTAGCAATGACCGCTTGTGCAACGGGAGTAGCACATACTTTCTTAGCTGCTGATAAATTAAATCAAACTGGTCCAAAATTAGGATATGACATTAAAGTTGAAACGCATGGGGCAGAAGGAATTCGCAATGATTTTACTGAAGCAGAAATTAAACGTGCGGAAGTAATTATTGCGGCAACTGATATTGGTCTTGATATGGCAAGATTTGGTGGGAAAAAAGTATATATTTGTCCTGTTGCTAAAGCAATTAAAGACCCCGAAGGAGTTATTAACGCTGCTTTAAAAGAGGGAAAAACCGAACCAGTTGGAGAATTTGCAACAAAAAGTGCCGGTAACAATGGTCAAAAAGTTGGAATCATGAAACACTTGATGGCAGGGGTTTCATATATGGTGCCAATTGTTATCTTGGGGGGGATTTTTATTGCCATCTCATTAGGATTGGCTAAAGCAATTTATGGTCCTAACTATGAGAACTTCCATGGTTCTTCAAAAGGAATGGGTTGAATTCCTGACCCAACAGGAAAAACAGCACATTGAGGAGAGTTATTCTATACTGATCCATTAACTGATCCTAAAAACTTTTTCTATTATTTAAATATCTTGGGGGCATCAGCATTTACCTTAATGATTCCTGTTTTAGGAGCATTTATTGCTAACTCAATTGCTGGTCGTTCTGCAATTGCACCAGCAATTGTTGTATCATTTATTGGTAACAATGCTGCTAACTTTTATCCTTTGCCCGGGATTGAAGCAGTTAATACTCCGACCGGATTTATTGGAGCGATTGCGGCGGGATTAGCTGTTGGTTATACGGTTAAATGGATTAATACATGAAACGTACCAAAAGGTTTAAAACCAGTAATGCCAATCTTCTTTATTCCAATTGTTGTTGGATTTGTCTATGGAATGATTATGATGTTCGTAATTGGTTCAACAGTTGGATGAGTAATGGGAAAATTCCAAGATTGAATTTCAAAAACATGAGGAAATACTACAAATGCTGCTAATGTAGCAATTGGATTAGCCTTTGGTTTATTAATTGGAGCAATGGCTGGATTTGATATGGGAGGACCAGTTAATAAAGTTGCTTTCTTAGCATGTACTGGATTAATTGGTTCGAAAATTTATACTCCAATGGGAGCAATGGCAGTTGCTATTCCAGTTGCACCAATGGGAATGGGAATTGCAACATGAATATTTAAACCATTCTATAATGAAGAACAACGAACAATGGGTTCAACAGCATTCTTTATGGGTTGCATCGGAATCTCAGAAGGAGCTATCCCGTTTGCAGTAAATGATCCAAAACGTGTTATTCCAAGTAACATTGTTGGTTCAGCAATTGCTGGTGGTTTAGCTGGAGCAGTAGGTATTGCTGATTTAGCGGGTCATGGTGGTCCAATTGTTGGATTCTTGTCAGCTTTAGGTCGTGGAAATGGTGATACTGGAGTTTATGGTTGAGCTGGTGCTTGAGGATGAACATTATTAGCATTCTTATTTATGGCGATTGGAGCGTTAATTACTGCCTTTATGTACGGATTTTGACAAATTGCAGATAAAAAACGTACAGGTGAAACAATTTCAATGAAACAATTTGTTTTAAAAACACGTTCCGATAAAGTTGCTGCTGATAAAAAAATCAAAGCAGCTAAAAAAGAAAACAAAAATAACATTGCTAAAAAACAATCTTCAAAGCGAAACTAA
- a CDS encoding type I phosphomannose isomerase catalytic subunit, translating into MYKVIKVTPFFSERLWGGHKLADFGFQLPTNDLYGEAWVISALDNGMSYIASGKEQGVSLKSFYQNHPEYFGTTEKEFPLLSKIITANDYLSVQVHPDDEYSLKHNKMLGKPECWYILDCPPDAKMIYGHQAQTKAELITMVEQKAWKQLFTEVKVQKGDFLYVPPGKVHAITPGVTVFELQRSSDVTYRFYDFDRMDKDGNLRPLHLQECFDVTTVPDSNEQVQHIIEGILVDNQYFTLHLLTKTQELDLSSVKWGQVTVVEGEIIIGTVNLKAGESAIIVDLNQKITVTVNGKALLSYKK; encoded by the coding sequence ATGTATAAAGTGATTAAAGTAACCCCGTTTTTTTCGGAACGATTATGAGGTGGCCACAAGTTGGCTGATTTTGGGTTTCAATTACCAACAAATGATTTATATGGCGAAGCATGAGTTATTAGTGCTTTAGATAATGGAATGAGTTATATTGCAAGTGGAAAAGAACAAGGGGTTTCTTTAAAATCCTTTTATCAAAACCATCCTGAATATTTTGGCACTACGGAAAAAGAATTTCCGTTATTGTCAAAAATTATAACGGCAAATGATTATTTATCAGTGCAAGTGCATCCTGATGATGAATACAGTTTAAAACATAATAAAATGTTAGGAAAACCAGAATGTTGATATATTCTTGATTGTCCACCTGATGCTAAGATGATTTATGGACATCAAGCACAAACAAAAGCTGAATTAATTACAATGGTTGAACAAAAAGCATGGAAGCAATTATTTACCGAAGTAAAAGTTCAAAAGGGGGATTTTTTATATGTTCCACCGGGGAAAGTACATGCAATAACACCGGGGGTAACTGTTTTTGAGTTACAACGTTCATCAGATGTTACATATCGTTTTTATGATTTTGATCGTATGGATAAAGATGGAAACTTGCGCCCCTTGCATTTGCAAGAATGTTTTGATGTAACAACAGTTCCCGATTCAAATGAGCAAGTACAACATATTATAGAAGGAATTTTGGTTGATAATCAATATTTTACTTTACATTTACTAACAAAAACGCAAGAACTTGATTTATCATCCGTAAAATGAGGACAAGTAACAGTTGTCGAAGGGGAAATTATTATTGGGACAGTAAACCTTAAAGCCGGTGAATCAGCAATTATTGTTGATTTAAATCAGAAGATTACTGTTACTGTTAATGGTAAAGCACTATTAAGTTATAAAAAATAA
- a CDS encoding 2-oxo acid dehydrogenase subunit E2, translated as MEKIKVSFLEKKGILKEFLYQDVAVKAGDDIALIESDNGEAIIKAPMDGVIVKPIKAGSKIKKNAVIAHLLTTEAEIEKYYFKHLESDEFSHLDKKGVTFTTTKNGEFGTKWKEIEEDDYSGADFIKPNTLNPAFTPPLLDQQQGQSSGRPMQPMANEMNINSKAELINEQPFLNESLRQGFEQNNLSQSLSEGMEFNQPGQNINNSNLIANNFAQSQNNMGQQGQDFGSNATVQTTPASEQETVLETKPTEIKRWDETELTFGPKKTRRLSFKDLKIDDDHIINNRAKIPSIDTIKQPTNQNVKSGGDNTMVNMPNINDVMKENNFDSSVSSFGVNTQSTGQNIIANAVPIGQKKLEEENQAKEYAKYLVNETKQQDEMPANAAVLFGGQAENSSFRNLVNQRRQQLHNKNDFHELSLESDNSKNSMDFLDEDGRPKILRNIVQGRMNDLIKRNATPEMLSSHGGSSAYGYDQPDYRAKDEDLSDEVYISADGYTIDPKDSEKATPKKPGYFSPLKSYRDRLYEKLNDGGQREKILKTRNQRELIKKRMEQIAKGNVEVDSVLGEINNYRRPSFEEIESQYEMLDNEYYGNENQPDQSSTNYQQDSAIQNKNQPPYGQVNFDGKQGTVTVPPITNNYQCPPVQQSTSDNNMLVELAVLKEKLSNQEQNNRQNELLREIQGLREANNNMNQNNNTNNLDKMMQYMLVQQMLKTMNEPDPMVKEMLKEFNLNNKQILNQGIENTSNGNNLQVKKFNNETSSIPNTYGNLVQPLNNNLNIVNTNSNIEPQGLETREEIKATRYPAIQSMIMSQTHVPPLTINAEIDMSSIIDQQRKLKNANTESGVRFSTMSFLVKAVSLALSEYPKLNSYYDSKTNQIVIKNSQHIGLATETSEGLVIPVIKFAERMSLKQIAINIQETIERLRQGELYDYELQGSTITIANYGTVGAVNATPTIFYPNSAVIGIGRIVRKPVVIKGDKLVIRSMMNIALTVDQRIIDAAEAGIFLTRLKEILESPELITLS; from the coding sequence ATGGAAAAAATTAAAGTATCATTTTTAGAAAAAAAAGGAATTTTAAAAGAATTCTTATATCAAGATGTTGCTGTCAAAGCGGGGGATGATATCGCCCTGATTGAAAGCGACAATGGTGAAGCTATTATTAAAGCCCCAATGGATGGAGTCATTGTTAAACCAATTAAAGCCGGCAGCAAAATTAAGAAAAATGCTGTTATTGCTCATTTATTAACAACAGAAGCTGAAATTGAAAAATATTATTTTAAACATCTTGAAAGTGATGAATTTAGTCATTTAGATAAAAAGGGTGTTACATTTACAACAACAAAAAATGGTGAATTTGGAACAAAATGAAAAGAAATAGAAGAGGATGATTATTCTGGTGCTGATTTTATTAAACCAAATACTTTAAATCCCGCTTTTACACCACCATTATTAGATCAACAACAAGGACAAAGTAGCGGTAGACCAATGCAACCTATGGCCAATGAAATGAATATTAATTCTAAAGCAGAGCTAATTAATGAACAACCTTTTCTAAATGAAAGTTTAAGACAAGGCTTTGAACAAAATAATTTAAGTCAATCATTATCAGAAGGAATGGAATTTAATCAACCAGGACAAAATATTAATAATTCTAATTTAATTGCGAATAATTTTGCACAATCACAAAATAATATGGGTCAACAAGGGCAAGATTTTGGTTCTAATGCAACTGTTCAAACAACACCAGCAAGTGAACAAGAAACAGTTTTAGAAACTAAACCAACTGAAATCAAAAGATGAGATGAAACAGAGCTAACATTTGGCCCTAAAAAAACTCGTCGACTTTCTTTTAAAGATTTAAAAATTGATGATGATCATATTATTAATAACCGTGCGAAAATTCCTTCAATTGATACAATTAAACAACCGACTAATCAAAATGTGAAGAGTGGAGGAGATAATACGATGGTTAATATGCCTAATATAAATGATGTTATGAAAGAAAATAACTTTGATTCATCAGTTAGCAGTTTTGGTGTCAATACACAATCAACTGGGCAAAATATTATTGCTAATGCTGTTCCAATTGGGCAAAAAAAATTAGAAGAAGAAAATCAAGCAAAAGAATATGCTAAGTATTTAGTAAATGAAACAAAACAGCAAGATGAAATGCCAGCTAATGCAGCAGTTCTTTTTGGGGGTCAAGCGGAGAATAGTAGTTTTCGTAATCTTGTGAATCAACGTCGTCAACAGTTACATAATAAAAATGATTTTCATGAATTGTCATTAGAAAGTGATAATTCAAAAAATTCAATGGATTTTTTAGATGAAGATGGGCGACCAAAAATTTTACGTAATATTGTGCAAGGAAGGATGAATGATTTAATTAAAAGGAATGCAACCCCAGAAATGTTAAGTAGTCATGGTGGAAGTAGCGCTTATGGTTATGACCAACCGGATTATCGTGCTAAGGATGAAGACTTATCTGATGAAGTTTATATTTCAGCTGATGGCTATACGATTGACCCTAAGGACTCGGAAAAGGCAACTCCGAAAAAACCAGGTTATTTTTCACCTTTAAAATCTTATCGTGATCGTTTGTATGAAAAATTAAATGATGGGGGACAACGTGAAAAAATTTTAAAAACAAGAAACCAACGCGAATTAATTAAAAAAAGAATGGAACAAATTGCAAAAGGGAATGTTGAAGTTGATTCAGTATTAGGGGAAATTAATAATTATCGTCGTCCTTCTTTTGAAGAAATTGAATCACAATACGAAATGTTGGATAATGAATATTATGGTAATGAGAATCAGCCAGATCAATCATCAACAAATTATCAACAAGATTCTGCTATTCAAAATAAAAACCAACCACCATATGGACAGGTAAACTTTGATGGAAAACAGGGAACAGTTACTGTACCGCCAATCACAAATAACTATCAGTGTCCACCAGTTCAACAATCAACAAGTGATAATAACATGCTTGTTGAGTTAGCTGTTTTAAAAGAAAAACTATCAAATCAAGAACAAAATAATCGTCAAAATGAATTGCTACGTGAAATCCAAGGTTTACGAGAAGCAAATAATAATATGAATCAAAACAATAATACTAACAACTTGGATAAAATGATGCAATATATGTTAGTACAACAAATGTTAAAAACAATGAACGAACCAGATCCAATGGTAAAAGAAATGCTGAAAGAATTTAATTTAAATAATAAACAAATTCTTAACCAAGGAATTGAAAATACTTCTAATGGTAATAACTTACAAGTTAAAAAGTTTAATAACGAAACAAGTTCAATTCCCAATACTTATGGAAATTTAGTTCAACCATTAAACAATAATTTAAATATTGTTAATACGAATAGTAATATTGAACCACAAGGATTAGAAACAAGAGAAGAAATTAAAGCGACAAGATATCCAGCTATTCAATCAATGATTATGTCACAAACGCATGTACCACCATTAACAATTAATGCTGAAATTGATATGTCTTCAATTATTGATCAACAACGAAAATTGAAAAACGCTAATACGGAGTCTGGTGTTCGTTTTTCAACAATGAGTTTTCTTGTTAAAGCTGTTTCATTAGCATTAAGTGAGTATCCAAAATTAAATTCATATTATGATTCAAAAACAAATCAAATTGTTATTAAAAATTCACAACATATTGGTTTAGCAACAGAAACTAGTGAAGGTTTAGTTATTCCAGTTATTAAGTTTGCAGAACGAATGAGTTTAAAACAAATTGCAATTAATATTCAAGAAACAATTGAACGTTTACGTCAAGGTGAATTATATGATTATGAATTACAAGGAAGTACGATTACAATTGCAAACTATGGGACTGTCGGTGCTGTTAATGCGACACCAACGATTTTTTATCCAAACTCAGCGGTAATTGGAATTGGTCGAATTGTTCGTAAGCCAGTTGTTATTAAAGGTGATAAGTTAGTAATTCGTTCAATGATGAACATTGCTTTAACAGTTGATCAACGAATTATTGATGCAGCTGAAGCGGGAATTTTCTTAACACGTTTAAAAGAAATTTTGGAATCACCAGAATTAATTACTTTATCATAA
- a CDS encoding LemA family protein, with translation MGYNPTVNNAEVAAKSSFLGKFFVYIWFILIFPIFLFILSRNNLIRNKEKIEETASDIDVQLKRRVDMLTKLIDSTKQYMKYEKDTLTTIVELRSQTNQNLNVKELDKVNNAITSQAGKINVLLENYPDLKANNSVIELQTGIKDCEDNIAAARRFYNSAVRDFNASLKTWPSNVAASSLRLNTFLYFEADVADRQDVKIDLGQ, from the coding sequence ATGGGATATAATCCAACAGTAAATAATGCAGAAGTTGCAGCGAAAAGTAGTTTTCTAGGCAAATTCTTTGTTTATATTTGGTTTATTTTAATTTTTCCAATTTTCTTATTTATTTTATCAAGAAATAATTTGATTCGTAATAAAGAAAAAATTGAAGAAACAGCATCAGATATTGATGTACAATTAAAACGAAGAGTTGATATGTTAACAAAGTTAATTGATAGCACAAAACAATATATGAAGTATGAAAAAGATACCTTAACAACAATTGTTGAATTAAGAAGTCAAACTAATCAAAACTTAAATGTGAAAGAATTAGACAAGGTTAATAATGCAATTACTAGTCAAGCAGGAAAAATTAATGTTTTATTAGAAAATTATCCAGATTTAAAAGCAAACAACAGTGTTATTGAGTTACAAACAGGAATTAAAGATTGTGAAGATAATATTGCAGCTGCTCGTCGTTTTTATAATTCAGCAGTTCGTGATTTTAATGCCAGTTTAAAAACTTGGCCATCAAATGTTGCGGCAAGTTCATTACGTTTGAATACGTTCTTATATTTTGAAGCAGATGTTGCTGATCGCCAAGATGTTAAAATAGATTTAGGACAATAA
- a CDS encoding MATE family efflux transporter, with protein MTQIQSKRRPKFFASKKWYATALVLILLATLQEIIMESTDLVDNFFASSIKSNVHGFQHLADDIKTIFGADDVYNVKEVWEQWGLGNYVGFHYTAGQLAMNGVAASNQLYFIMFAILSGTCYGFGVFNAQYFGAQKYKELQEVTLLKIYVCLIICFIVLILSQLCGYQLISFTTTPKYAPRPDVFKQLQPGDKDLAIQWFKYFEYQAATISTQEGAEYFKIIALSYPLLAINIAFITTLRETGRAGLAVWISVIALSTNCFMNPFLIEPHFLGDFKGIGVQGAAIATSASRILQLVFIILLFWYKRYEFIPRNWYRFDGYVTRRAFQKAWPIVLNEIFWSVGMVLQVKLRAYYSLDALTANAIFSTIIAALYTPLYHGFSAGTSVLVGSRLGANNLEEAEYNGKHLVILAFFVGIISGLILVAGGWFLPELLFRNNTPETFRIAHWMLFAYGLWYPCLMIAATSYAIIRTGGAVMNAFILDALFTWLLPVPLLAILIFTSNLDIVYIVLIMQTVDSLKAIWAIVILSRKKWVKNLTAAKHITEFDNKVKELKENAKEI; from the coding sequence ATGACACAAATTCAAAGCAAAAGACGACCAAAATTTTTTGCTTCCAAAAAGTGATATGCGACAGCCTTAGTTTTAATTTTATTAGCAACACTGCAAGAGATTATTATGGAGTCAACAGATTTAGTTGATAATTTTTTTGCAAGTTCAATTAAAAGTAACGTGCATGGTTTTCAACATTTAGCTGATGACATTAAAACTATTTTTGGAGCGGATGATGTTTATAATGTAAAAGAAGTTTGAGAACAATGAGGCTTAGGAAACTATGTTGGGTTTCATTATACGGCAGGCCAATTAGCAATGAATGGAGTTGCTGCTTCAAATCAACTTTATTTTATTATGTTTGCTATTTTAAGTGGAACTTGTTATGGATTTGGTGTTTTTAATGCACAATATTTTGGAGCGCAAAAATACAAGGAACTACAAGAAGTTACCTTATTAAAAATTTATGTTTGTTTAATTATTTGTTTTATTGTGTTAATTTTATCGCAACTTTGTGGTTATCAGTTAATTAGTTTTACGACAACACCTAAATATGCCCCACGACCAGATGTTTTTAAACAATTACAACCAGGTGATAAAGATTTAGCAATTCAATGGTTTAAGTACTTTGAATATCAAGCAGCAACAATTTCAACGCAAGAAGGAGCAGAGTATTTTAAAATTATTGCTTTATCATATCCACTATTAGCAATTAATATTGCTTTTATTACAACACTTCGAGAAACGGGGCGAGCTGGTTTGGCGGTTTGAATTTCAGTTATTGCTTTAAGTACAAATTGTTTTATGAATCCTTTTTTAATTGAGCCACATTTTCTTGGCGACTTTAAAGGAATTGGTGTTCAGGGCGCAGCAATTGCGACCTCTGCTTCACGAATATTACAGCTTGTTTTTATTATTCTTTTGTTTTGATATAAACGCTATGAATTTATTCCGCGTAATTGATATCGTTTTGATGGCTATGTTACCCGCCGCGCTTTTCAAAAAGCATGGCCAATTGTATTAAATGAAATCTTTTGATCAGTTGGAATGGTTTTACAAGTTAAACTACGAGCATATTATAGTTTAGATGCTTTAACAGCAAATGCAATTTTTTCAACAATAATTGCTGCTTTGTACACACCATTATATCATGGGTTCTCGGCTGGAACTTCGGTACTGGTTGGAAGCCGGTTGGGAGCTAATAATTTAGAAGAAGCAGAATATAATGGAAAACATTTAGTGATTTTAGCCTTCTTTGTTGGAATTATTTCAGGTTTAATTTTAGTTGCGGGGGGTTGATTTTTACCAGAATTATTATTTAGAAATAATACTCCAGAAACATTTAGAATTGCCCATTGAATGCTCTTTGCTTATGGACTTTGATATCCTTGCTTGATGATTGCTGCAACAAGTTACGCGATTATTAGAACCGGTGGGGCAGTTATGAATGCATTTATCTTAGATGCTTTATTTACATGATTACTCCCTGTTCCATTATTAGCAATTTTAATTTTTACATCAAATTTAGATATTGTTTATATTGTTTTAATTATGCAAACAGTAGATAGTTTAAAAGCAATTTGAGCAATCGTAATTTTAAGTCGCAAAAAATGAGTTAAAAATCTAACAGCAGCAAAACATATTACTGAATTTGATAATAAAGTAAAAGAATTAAAAGAAAATGCAAAAGAAATTTAA
- a CDS encoding TMEM164 family acyltransferase produces MNFTSYSFGGWKGPWGFFDPLGSQWAQPKGPVTFGIEFGIGLSMVVVLLLIVFLLPKFNAKLAAKNAFRYGLGSYLIFAWLIFWLLKVIYYYKVIPGLMFNDNNILINGLEYGQNNIVEYQGQLYAHFFDTGTVDRLHLPIYKAWVKLRLVSPGVYETISSGSTIRADNWTDAVPLELCKWLNLIYGILLLCPQNNKVTRRLYSYYAPWGVWLPILALVFPPDAYTFGNYYYWAHYGNHALIIAVCWWMHLYGTPSYDKKQILGSLIMFLIYALTAFLFSAVLNENFQYMGKGGWSFGGTNVRDWLGGYPSQIIPLFTLGALGTISGHLMLNACGQWYQVNFNNHTAQLIRTKNNKLGFSKDEWTYRNLLSNQLYQKYRSKKIKK; encoded by the coding sequence ATGAATTTCACGAGTTATAGTTTTGGTGGATGAAAGGGGCCATGAGGTTTTTTTGACCCTTTAGGTAGTCAATGAGCACAACCCAAGGGACCTGTTACTTTTGGGATTGAATTTGGAATTGGTTTAAGTATGGTTGTTGTTTTATTATTAATAGTGTTTTTGTTGCCAAAGTTTAATGCTAAGTTAGCAGCAAAAAACGCCTTTCGTTATGGTCTGGGTAGTTATTTAATTTTTGCGTGATTAATTTTTTGATTGTTAAAAGTTATTTATTATTATAAAGTTATTCCAGGTTTAATGTTTAATGATAATAATATCTTAATTAATGGTTTAGAATATGGACAAAATAATATTGTAGAATATCAAGGTCAATTATATGCGCATTTTTTTGACACTGGAACTGTTGATCGTTTGCACTTACCAATTTACAAAGCTTGAGTTAAACTCAGATTAGTTAGTCCGGGTGTTTATGAAACAATTTCTAGTGGTTCAACAATTCGTGCCGATAATTGAACGGATGCTGTACCATTAGAGTTATGTAAATGATTAAATTTAATTTATGGAATCTTATTATTGTGTCCGCAAAATAATAAAGTAACTAGAAGGTTGTATTCATATTATGCGCCGTGGGGAGTGTGATTACCAATCTTGGCATTAGTTTTTCCACCAGATGCTTATACTTTTGGGAATTATTATTATTGAGCGCATTATGGGAATCACGCTTTAATTATTGCTGTTTGTTGGTGAATGCATCTTTATGGAACACCAAGTTATGATAAAAAACAAATTTTAGGAAGTTTAATAATGTTTTTAATATATGCTCTAACTGCATTCCTATTTTCAGCAGTTTTAAATGAGAATTTTCAATATATGGGTAAAGGTGGTTGAAGTTTTGGTGGCACTAATGTTCGTGATTGACTGGGTGGTTATCCATCTCAAATTATCCCGTTATTTACTTTAGGGGCATTGGGAACAATTAGCGGTCATTTAATGCTAAATGCTTGTGGACAGTGGTATCAAGTTAACTTTAATAACCATACAGCACAATTAATTCGAACAAAGAACAATAAATTGGGGTTTTCAAAAGATGAATGAACATATCGTAATTTACTAAGTAATCAATTATACCAAAAATACCGTTCAAAAAAAATAAAAAAATAA